From the genome of Populus alba chromosome 10, ASM523922v2, whole genome shotgun sequence, one region includes:
- the LOC118048854 gene encoding uncharacterized protein, whose product MESTGCCFNRLKSRGKLKSAKKKDTAGNEKEGSKAPNSEEAPSNVTRQKVAAAKQYIENHYKKQMKDLQERKERRNVLEKKLADAEVSEEEQDNLLKYLEKKETEYMRLQRHKMGADDFEPLTMIGKGAFGEVRICREKSTGHVYAMKKLKKSEMLRRGQVEHVKAERNLLAEVDSNCIVKLYCSFQDEEYLYLIMEYLPGGDMMTLLMRKDTLTEDEARFYVGETVLAIESIHKHNYIHRDIKPDNLLLDRNGHMKLSDFGLCKPLDCSNLQEKDFSVANNLSGALQSNGCAAAPKRTQQEQLQHWQRNRRMLAYSTVGTPDYIAPEVLLKKGYGMECDWWSIGAIMYEMLVGYPPFYSDDPMSTCRKIVYWRNHLKFPEEAKLSPEAKDLISKLLCNVDQRLGTKGVDEIKAHPWFEGIEWDTLYQMKAAFIPEVNDELDTQNFEKFEEADDQIQTSAKSGPWRKMLSSKDINFVGYTYKNFEIVNDHQLPGIAELKKRSTKSKRPSIKSLFEDESAEAPNQPVKGSFLSLLPPKPDASEQSCESK is encoded by the exons ATGGAGTCTACAGGGTGTTGTTTCAATAGGTTAAAGTCAAGGGGTAAGCTGAAGTCTGCAAAAAAGAAAGACACTGCAGGCAATGAGAAGGAGGGATCAAAAGCCCCAAACAGTGAAGAAGCACCATCAAATGTAACAAGGCAGAAGGTTGCTGCTGCAAAGCAGTATATTGAGAACCATTATAAGAAGCAAATGAAGGACCTGCAAGAGAGGAAGGAGCG ACGTAATGTACTGGAGAAGAAGTTAGCTGATGCTGAGGTCTCTGAGGAAGAACAAGATAACTTACTGAAGTATTTAGAGAAGAAGGAAACTGAATACATGCGCCTTCAAAGGCATAAAATGGGTGCTGATGATTTTGAGCCATTGACAATGATAGGCAAGGGTGCATTTGGGGAG GTTAGAATCTGTAGGGAAAAGTCAACAGGTCATGTGTATGCTATGAAAAAGCTTAAGAAATCAGAGATGCTTCGCCGAGGACAG GTTGAACATGTGAAAGCAGAAAGGAATCTACTTGCGGAGGTTGATAGCAATTGCATTGTCAAACTGTATTGTTCTTTCCAAGATGAAGAGTATCTGTATCTAATCATGGAGTATCTACCTGGTGGAGATATGATGACTTTATTGATGCGCAAGGACACACTAACTGAAGATGAGGCCAGGTTTTATGTTGGGGAAACTGTCCTGGCTATTGAGTCTATCcataaacataattatattCATAG AGATATTAAGCCTGACAACTTGCTACTTGATAGAAATGGTCACatgaaattatcagattttGGACTATGTAAACCATTAGACTGCAGTAATCTCCAAGAAAAGGATTTTTCTGTGGCAAACAATCTTAGTGGAGCTCTTCAAAGTAATGGATGCGCTGCAGCACCAAAACGTACACAACAGGAGCAATTGCAACACTGGCAGAGGAACAGGAGGATGCTT GCTTATTCCACTGTTGGAACTCCTGACTACATTGCCCCAGAGGTCTTGTTGAAGAAAGGATATGGAATGGAATGTGATTG GTGGTCCATTGGTGCTATTATGTATGAAATGCTTGTGGGGTACCCGCCATTTTACTCAGACGATCCCATGTCAACTTGTAGGAAG ATAGTATATTGGAGAAATCATTTAAAGTTTCCAGAAGAAGCAAAGTTATCTCCCGAGGCGAAAGACCTTATTAGCAAACTCTTATGTAATGTTGACCAGAGGCTTGGAACAAAAGGCGTGGATGAAATAAAG GCTCACCCATGGTTTGAAGGTATTGAGTGGGACACATTATATCAAATGAAAGCTGCATTTATTCCTGAGGTCAATGATGAGTTGGATACTCAAAATTTTGAGAAGTTTGAAGAG GCTGATGACCAAATTCAAACTTCAGCAAAATCTGGTCCATGGAGAAAG ATGCTTTCATCTAAAGATATTAACTTTGTTGGCTATACATACAAGAACTTTGAAATTGTAAATGATCATCAGTTACCTGGAATCG